A genomic segment from Sandaracinaceae bacterium encodes:
- a CDS encoding chemotaxis protein CheA, which produces MSDNVRDEFLAEAQEIIESLSRDLLLLDQAQKESGGDPDLVNEVFRAVHTLKGIAGMFGYHQLGAVAHALEDLLDDLRLGRVALSQEVLDVLFEGVENFQRLLSDEENALAGVNLDAYAASIERVSGKGRAAVHDPLSDYDIDPGVMAVLTEYEEHRLRTNLQQGLTLYRLHVRFSLASIDTLLEDLKRRAKPVAEIITYLPSMDGGDGDHIELDVLLASGVSAAQLSEVLDARDEALRVVPRVRGGSRTQVDTPVPDGGSDTPIPDAPIPAPPVPRELNDAARGEDRGHDRDVTADQLSLRSVANTVRVDIRKLDHLMNVVGELAIVRSSVARLTERIRRSPELRHLALELHRVNRGFERHLEELQDGILDVRMVPLGQVFDKLARIVRQVAREHEKEVRLVVTGAETEVDKLIVEELSDPLMHIIRNAIDHGIEPPKARELAGKPATGTLALNAFQKGNHVLIEIEDDGAGMDEAKLLEAAVRKGMISRELSSEISREEAFNFIFAPGFSTSAAVTDISGRGVGMDVVKTNISRLGGVIDVQSETGIGSKFTITLPVTLAIISALLVRVRDRWYALPITSVQEAIALDEHAVRTVEGREVLTLRGSTLPICRLERLFDLAHIPRVDAGRQYVVVSALGHRRLGFVVDALAGQQDIVIKALGPSLRDIRGFAGATDLGDQRVALVLDAPGLLEEVLSGSEAARMRVRA; this is translated from the coding sequence GTGAGCGACAACGTCCGCGACGAGTTCCTGGCCGAGGCCCAGGAGATCATCGAGAGCCTGTCGCGGGATCTCTTGCTGCTCGACCAGGCCCAGAAGGAGTCGGGCGGCGACCCCGATCTGGTGAACGAGGTGTTCCGCGCGGTGCACACGCTCAAGGGCATCGCGGGCATGTTCGGCTACCACCAGCTCGGCGCGGTGGCCCACGCCCTCGAGGACCTGCTGGACGACCTCCGGCTGGGCCGGGTCGCGCTCAGTCAGGAAGTACTCGACGTCCTGTTCGAGGGCGTGGAGAATTTTCAGCGCCTGCTCTCCGACGAGGAGAACGCGCTGGCGGGGGTGAACCTCGACGCCTACGCCGCCAGCATCGAGCGTGTCTCCGGCAAGGGCCGCGCCGCGGTGCACGATCCGCTCTCGGACTACGACATCGATCCGGGCGTGATGGCGGTGCTCACGGAGTACGAGGAGCACCGGCTGCGCACGAACCTGCAGCAAGGGCTCACGCTCTACCGGCTCCACGTGCGCTTCTCGCTCGCTTCCATCGACACGCTGCTCGAGGACCTCAAGCGTCGCGCCAAGCCGGTGGCAGAGATCATCACCTACCTGCCCTCGATGGACGGCGGCGACGGCGACCACATCGAGCTCGACGTCCTGCTGGCGAGCGGTGTCTCCGCCGCCCAGCTGTCCGAGGTCCTGGACGCGCGGGACGAGGCGCTCCGCGTGGTGCCCCGCGTGCGCGGGGGGTCGCGCACGCAGGTGGACACGCCCGTGCCCGACGGTGGCTCGGACACGCCGATCCCCGACGCGCCCATCCCTGCCCCACCCGTGCCGCGCGAGCTCAACGACGCCGCGCGTGGCGAGGACCGCGGGCACGACCGCGACGTCACGGCCGACCAGCTCTCCCTCCGCTCGGTCGCCAACACCGTGCGCGTCGACATCCGCAAGCTGGACCACCTCATGAACGTGGTGGGCGAGCTGGCCATCGTGCGCAGCTCGGTGGCGCGCCTGACCGAGCGCATCCGCCGCAGCCCCGAGCTGCGGCACCTGGCCCTCGAGCTCCACCGCGTGAACCGGGGCTTCGAGCGGCACCTCGAGGAGCTTCAAGACGGCATCCTCGACGTGCGCATGGTCCCGCTGGGGCAAGTGTTCGACAAGCTCGCGCGCATCGTGCGGCAGGTCGCCCGCGAGCACGAGAAGGAGGTGCGCCTCGTCGTCACCGGCGCGGAGACCGAGGTCGACAAGCTCATCGTCGAGGAGCTCAGCGACCCGCTGATGCACATCATCCGCAACGCCATCGACCACGGCATCGAGCCGCCCAAGGCGCGCGAGCTGGCGGGCAAGCCAGCGACGGGCACGCTCGCGCTGAATGCCTTCCAGAAGGGCAACCACGTCCTGATCGAGATCGAGGACGACGGGGCGGGCATGGACGAGGCCAAGCTGCTCGAGGCTGCGGTGCGCAAGGGCATGATCTCGCGCGAGCTGAGCAGCGAGATCTCCCGCGAGGAGGCCTTCAACTTCATCTTCGCTCCGGGCTTCAGCACCAGCGCGGCCGTCACGGACATCTCCGGCCGCGGCGTCGGCATGGACGTGGTGAAGACCAACATCTCGCGGCTGGGTGGCGTCATCGACGTCCAGTCCGAGACGGGCATCGGCTCGAAGTTCACGATCACCCTTCCGGTGACGTTGGCCATCATCAGCGCGCTGCTCGTGCGGGTGCGCGATCGCTGGTATGCGCTGCCCATCACGTCAGTGCAGGAGGCCATCGCGTTGGACGAGCACGCCGTTCGCACCGTAGAGGGCCGCGAGGTGCTCACCTTGCGCGGTAGCACGCTGCCGATCTGCCGGCTCGAGCGCCTCTTCGATCTGGCCCACATTCCCCGTGTGGACGCCGGTCGGCAGTACGTGGTCGTGTCGGCCCTGGGCCATCGTCGCCTCGGCTTCGTGGTGGACGCGCTCGCCGGTCAACAGGACATCGTCATCAAGGCGCTCGGCCCGAGCCTGCGCGACATCCGCGGCTTCGCGGGGGCCACCGACCTCGGCGACCAGCGGGTCGCGTTGGTGCTGGACGCGCCCGGCCTGCTGGAGGAGGTGCTCTCGGGCAGTGAGGCGGCGCGCATGAGGGTGCGGGCATGA
- a CDS encoding response regulator, which yields MWRGSGRRRSSAPHAQARRVAQPITAQARQAIHGRDGAASASVARRPGARGLTRAARRPQAPAASGATCPRTLARKSRSPRGVWYARPLGATVTQRVLVVEDSSAMRAFVQAALEVSGDVLVTQASSGFEALRILPRESFDVVVVDINMPDINGLELVSFMRRNEAHQRTPIILISTEAGERDQARGLAIGANAFLSKPFTADALRALVAELRAKAEA from the coding sequence ATGTGGCGGGGGTCGGGGCGTCGGCGGTCATCTGCACCACATGCCCAAGCTCGCCGCGTGGCGCAACCCATAACGGCGCAGGCTCGGCAGGCGATCCACGGGCGCGATGGCGCCGCGAGCGCTTCCGTCGCCCGACGGCCTGGCGCGCGCGGCCTCACGCGCGCAGCCCGGCGCCCACAGGCTCCCGCAGCCTCTGGTGCCACGTGTCCCCGAACTTTGGCTCGCAAGTCGCGCTCGCCCCGCGGAGTCTGGTACGCTCGTCCCCTCGGAGCCACAGTGACCCAGCGCGTTCTCGTCGTCGAAGACAGCAGCGCCATGCGCGCGTTCGTACAAGCCGCCCTCGAAGTGTCGGGCGATGTGTTGGTGACCCAAGCCAGTAGCGGCTTCGAGGCGCTGCGCATCCTCCCGCGGGAGTCCTTCGACGTGGTGGTCGTGGACATCAACATGCCCGACATCAACGGGCTCGAGCTGGTGTCGTTCATGCGGCGCAACGAGGCGCACCAACGCACCCCCATCATTCTCATCAGCACCGAGGCGGGAGAGCGCGACCAAGCGCGTGGCCTCGCCATCGGCGCCAACGCGTTCCTGAGCAAGCCCTTCACGGCGGACGCCCTACGCGCCCTGGTGGCGGAGCTGCGCGCCAAGGCGGAGGCCTAG
- a CDS encoding DUF971 domain-containing protein: MTADAPTPATSPVELRAPIGAVQLEIDWEDGATTILPHRYLRGFCPCAGCQGHSGPISFMDGGDLRLVDVSEVGQYAIKLIWGDGHNTGLYGFAYLRALGEACREDDIMTRTFPR, encoded by the coding sequence ATGACCGCCGACGCCCCGACCCCCGCCACATCCCCCGTGGAGCTGCGCGCACCCATCGGTGCCGTGCAGCTCGAAATCGACTGGGAGGACGGCGCGACGACCATCCTGCCACACCGCTACCTACGCGGCTTCTGCCCGTGCGCGGGGTGCCAGGGGCACTCGGGACCCATCTCGTTCATGGACGGTGGTGACCTGCGGCTGGTCGACGTCAGCGAGGTCGGTCAGTACGCCATCAAGCTCATCTGGGGTGACGGCCACAACACCGGCCTGTACGGCTTCGCCTATCTGCGTGCGCTGGGCGAGGCGTGTAGGGAAGACGACATCATGACGCGCACGTTCCCTCGTTGA
- the recO gene encoding DNA repair protein RecO, producing MTPTRDGAVTTRAVVLRRVDYRESDRIVTLFTESLGKVGAIARAARSSQKRFAGGLESLCVVEVTLEPGRGELSTLREARPVLPCLALLASLERIETAGAGLELVRVSLADRHPEPELFEHVVQFLLDLDAGVSVPTRLLRFQLDVLDALGLSPELEQCALCGKAVPAARVVLFRAAAGGVVCRACGGGAVRVSAATREALLAHRRGDEEGSDAWPSDQQAEARALIAALREQHGLRAHPR from the coding sequence GTGACACCCACGCGAGACGGTGCAGTCACCACCCGCGCCGTCGTGCTCAGGCGCGTGGACTACCGCGAGAGCGACCGCATCGTCACGCTCTTCACCGAGTCGCTCGGCAAGGTGGGCGCCATCGCGCGCGCTGCGCGCAGCAGCCAGAAGCGTTTCGCAGGTGGGCTCGAGAGCCTGTGCGTGGTGGAGGTGACGCTCGAACCCGGCCGGGGTGAGCTCTCGACGCTGCGGGAGGCGCGCCCCGTGTTGCCCTGCCTCGCGCTCCTCGCCTCACTGGAACGCATCGAAACGGCAGGTGCGGGGCTCGAGCTGGTCAGGGTCTCCCTCGCCGACCGGCACCCCGAGCCCGAGCTGTTCGAACACGTGGTCCAGTTCCTCCTGGACCTCGACGCCGGCGTCAGCGTCCCGACACGCCTGCTGCGCTTTCAGCTCGACGTGCTGGACGCGCTGGGTCTGTCCCCAGAGCTCGAGCAGTGCGCCCTCTGCGGCAAGGCCGTGCCAGCGGCGAGGGTGGTCCTTTTCCGGGCGGCGGCAGGTGGGGTCGTGTGCCGCGCGTGTGGTGGTGGCGCGGTGCGCGTGTCGGCAGCCACACGAGAGGCCCTCCTGGCGCACCGGCGCGGAGACGAGGAGGGCTCGGATGCCTGGCCCTCGGACCAGCAGGCCGAGGCGCGCGCGCTCATCGCTGCCCTGCGCGAGCAGCATGGCCTGCGCGCCCACCCTCGCTGA
- a CDS encoding helix-turn-helix domain-containing protein: MESIGQTLRNERQLKQLSLEELAQTTRIPIKSLQQIEADDFAQLPGDVFVRGFVRSYAKALGMDSDPLLQRIEADRRQQDQLAVVGLVGEPERARRVGVAVAMIILLFLFTLALSIVLRPRRHDRPAELSQAPAQVLETVAIG; encoded by the coding sequence ATGGAATCCATTGGCCAGACGCTCCGCAACGAGCGCCAACTGAAGCAGCTCTCCCTCGAGGAGCTGGCGCAGACCACGCGCATTCCAATCAAGTCGCTGCAGCAGATCGAGGCGGACGACTTCGCGCAGCTGCCGGGAGACGTCTTCGTTCGCGGGTTCGTGCGCTCCTATGCGAAGGCGCTGGGGATGGACAGCGATCCACTCCTGCAGCGCATCGAGGCGGACCGTCGTCAGCAAGACCAGCTGGCCGTCGTCGGCCTGGTCGGTGAGCCCGAGCGTGCGCGCCGTGTGGGCGTGGCCGTGGCCATGATCATCCTGCTGTTCCTGTTCACCCTGGCGCTCTCCATCGTGTTGCGCCCGCGTCGCCACGACCGCCCCGCCGAGCTCTCACAGGCGCCGGCTCAGGTGTTGGAGACGGTCGCCATCGGGTGA
- a CDS encoding tetratricopeptide repeat protein: MKSSSPRSPLVSLVLTLSVSLAACGVRGTSTQNIEQAQREVQLATALYMEEGRVAEAIEHLREAIELDPESYDAFTVLGTIHLGQGDVSAAEGDFRRAIDLMVEQHAAGHDIATARNYLGATLMAQSRFEEALEPITLAANDELFQTPHVAWGNLGLCYLELRRYPEAIAALVRSIELGPRFCTGYYWLGRAYFETEQLEDAEIALVRSVEVDPSCSTSPRLQNAWRLRGEVRAQLGYRDDALADFERCVELGPNSPDGRACQRQLDATP, from the coding sequence ATGAAGTCTTCGTCTCCCCGCTCCCCGCTCGTGTCGCTCGTGCTCACCCTCTCCGTGAGTCTCGCGGCGTGTGGTGTCCGCGGGACGAGCACGCAGAACATCGAGCAGGCCCAGCGCGAAGTGCAGCTGGCCACCGCTCTCTACATGGAAGAGGGCCGCGTGGCGGAGGCCATCGAGCACCTGCGCGAGGCCATCGAGCTCGACCCGGAGAGCTACGACGCGTTCACGGTGCTCGGCACCATCCACTTGGGTCAGGGTGACGTCTCGGCGGCCGAGGGGGACTTCCGCCGCGCCATCGACCTGATGGTCGAGCAGCACGCCGCCGGCCACGACATCGCCACCGCGCGCAACTACCTCGGGGCCACGCTCATGGCGCAGTCCCGATTCGAGGAGGCCCTCGAGCCCATCACGCTCGCCGCGAACGACGAACTCTTCCAGACTCCGCACGTCGCGTGGGGCAACCTCGGCCTCTGCTATCTGGAGCTGCGCCGCTATCCGGAGGCGATCGCCGCTTTGGTCCGCTCGATCGAGCTCGGGCCGCGCTTCTGCACTGGTTACTACTGGCTCGGCCGAGCCTACTTCGAGACTGAGCAGCTCGAAGACGCGGAGATCGCGCTGGTCCGGTCCGTCGAAGTCGATCCCTCTTGCAGTACTTCGCCGCGTCTGCAAAATGCATGGCGGTTGCGCGGGGAAGTCCGCGCTCAGCTTGGTTATCGTGATGACGCGCTCGCCGACTTCGAGCGGTGCGTCGAGCTAGGTCCGAACAGCCCAGACGGGCGCGCGTGTCAACGTCAGCTAGACGCCACGCCGTGA
- a CDS encoding Crp/Fnr family transcriptional regulator translates to MTTPGTTPLSTPPAGAEPTPEQRHLIERFGCTFQAGAEIFAEGALADACYLLHEGRVRILKDVRGAPRSLSVLRAGDLFGEDALLPRARRSASAVALVDVQALRLERDAFDSLMQSDPAITQNVLAQLVRRLRDAEEQLENAMLRDHPSRVVNTLLRMSASAEVAAEGHVLHISPLELSSRVGLDVEAVKRTIQQLRDGAYLQIVNERIVLPDLEALAQLYQLLGVKEEVRGGPA, encoded by the coding sequence ATGACCACTCCTGGCACGACTCCCCTCAGTACGCCGCCTGCCGGCGCCGAACCCACTCCCGAGCAGCGCCACCTGATCGAGCGCTTCGGCTGCACGTTCCAGGCTGGCGCCGAGATCTTCGCAGAGGGGGCGTTGGCCGATGCCTGCTACCTGCTGCACGAGGGCCGCGTGCGCATCCTCAAGGACGTCCGTGGCGCGCCGCGTAGCCTGTCGGTGCTGCGCGCCGGCGATCTGTTCGGCGAAGACGCGCTGCTGCCGCGCGCGCGCAGGTCGGCCTCCGCCGTGGCGCTGGTGGACGTCCAGGCGCTGCGCCTCGAGCGGGACGCGTTCGACTCGCTGATGCAGAGCGACCCCGCCATCACGCAAAACGTCCTGGCTCAGCTGGTGCGGCGCCTGCGCGACGCAGAGGAGCAGCTCGAGAACGCCATGCTGCGGGACCACCCCTCGCGCGTGGTCAACACCCTGCTGCGCATGTCCGCCAGCGCGGAGGTCGCGGCAGAGGGCCACGTGCTCCACATCTCACCGCTCGAACTCTCGAGCCGCGTGGGCCTCGATGTGGAGGCGGTCAAGCGCACCATCCAGCAGCTACGCGATGGAGCGTACCTGCAGATCGTCAACGAGCGGATCGTGCTGCCCGACCTCGAGGCCCTCGCGCAGCTCTACCAGCTGCTGGGGGTCAAGGAGGAGGTGCGCGGCGGCCCCGCGTAG
- a CDS encoding AMP-binding protein, giving the protein MGFQIGQVLRQGALRHGERVACVLVDAAGHGPDRTLTYGELDAASRSVARALLSRGLPQGARVALSAENGDGFLAGFFGACYAGCTVVPIPILSAPAEVALRVQRASCAAALVDEAREPLVQGACPKLGVLRVDALVTTAAGTNADLTARTRDGDWPTDVPVDLDSSADALLLFTSGTTGGAKAARITHASLLTHTAALVHHTLQLSADDVVLGALPFTHSFGLRMSVLAPLYAGASVLVFPRFDRARTLAALDAGRVTWAPAVPTMFAAWTGTPGGGPVARGLRSALSAGAPLPAELRRRAAARLGCPVRQGYGLTEATFSTVDDGRVGDDAEHVGPPVWGVELRIRDAEGHDLPSGSEGEVWVRGANVMAGYLDDDEATAAVFEQGWLRTGDLGRLDAHGQLVLVDRLKDLILRGGANVYPSEVEDALSLHPSVLEVAVIGRPDDYYGEEVVAVVVPRGEAPSTDELTEHARLHLAKNKLPAEYVFTDALPLGPSGKVLKRTLRERYGARRVHQP; this is encoded by the coding sequence GTGGGCTTCCAGATAGGACAAGTGTTGCGCCAAGGCGCCCTGCGACATGGCGAGCGGGTCGCCTGCGTGCTCGTCGACGCTGCGGGCCATGGCCCGGACCGTACGCTCACGTACGGCGAGCTGGACGCCGCCTCGCGAAGCGTGGCGCGCGCGCTCCTGTCCCGAGGTCTTCCGCAGGGAGCCCGCGTCGCGCTCTCGGCCGAGAATGGGGACGGCTTCTTGGCGGGCTTCTTCGGCGCTTGCTACGCAGGCTGCACGGTCGTGCCCATCCCCATCCTCTCGGCGCCCGCCGAGGTGGCGCTGCGCGTGCAGCGCGCCTCGTGTGCGGCGGCGCTGGTGGACGAGGCGCGCGAGCCGTTGGTGCAGGGGGCCTGTCCGAAGCTCGGGGTGCTGCGCGTCGATGCCCTGGTGACGACTGCAGCAGGGACGAACGCGGACCTGACCGCGCGCACGCGCGACGGCGACTGGCCGACCGACGTCCCGGTCGATCTCGACTCCAGCGCCGACGCGCTGCTGCTCTTCACCAGCGGGACCACCGGGGGTGCCAAGGCGGCCCGCATCACGCACGCCTCGCTGCTCACGCACACGGCCGCGCTGGTGCACCACACACTGCAGCTGAGCGCGGACGACGTGGTGCTGGGGGCGCTCCCCTTCACGCACTCGTTTGGCCTGCGCATGAGCGTGCTCGCGCCCTTGTACGCGGGAGCGTCCGTGCTGGTCTTCCCGCGCTTCGATCGTGCACGGACGCTCGCCGCGCTCGACGCGGGGCGCGTGACGTGGGCCCCAGCCGTCCCGACCATGTTTGCGGCCTGGACGGGCACCCCCGGAGGAGGACCCGTGGCGCGCGGCCTGCGCTCGGCGCTCTCCGCCGGCGCGCCGCTGCCAGCCGAGCTTCGTCGACGCGCCGCCGCACGACTGGGCTGCCCCGTGCGTCAGGGCTACGGGCTGACGGAGGCGACGTTCTCCACCGTCGACGACGGGCGCGTGGGAGACGACGCCGAGCACGTGGGCCCCCCCGTGTGGGGAGTGGAGCTGCGCATCCGAGACGCCGAGGGCCATGACCTGCCGTCTGGCAGCGAAGGCGAGGTGTGGGTGCGCGGCGCGAACGTGATGGCCGGGTACCTGGACGACGACGAGGCGACTGCGGCCGTGTTCGAGCAAGGGTGGTTGCGCACTGGAGACTTGGGGCGCCTCGACGCGCACGGGCAACTGGTGCTGGTGGATAGGCTCAAGGACCTGATCCTGCGCGGCGGGGCCAACGTGTATCCCTCCGAGGTGGAGGACGCGCTCAGCCTGCACCCGAGCGTTCTGGAGGTGGCGGTCATCGGGCGGCCCGACGACTACTACGGCGAGGAGGTCGTGGCCGTGGTCGTGCCGCGAGGGGAGGCGCCGAGCACGGACGAGCTGACCGAGCACGCGCGCCTGCACCTCGCGAAGAACAAGCTCCCCGCAGAGTACGTGTTCACGGACGCGCTCCCCCTCGGGCCGAGCGGCAAGGTGCTGAAGCGCACCCTGCGCGAACGCTACGGCGCGCGCCGCGTGCATCAGCCCTGA
- a CDS encoding SEC-C domain-containing protein: MNAPADCPCGRGAPYAACCARFHQGAEPNEPRDLMASRYAAFVLGDAAFLYKTLHPQHDEHAHGLEALARSVRAQKQVRYLGLTILDARPADTTGAATVLFHAQVRARGRDVSFVELSYFLHDGTGWRYLAGETRPARDMPRWREATIDSFAQG; encoded by the coding sequence ATGAACGCCCCTGCGGACTGTCCTTGCGGACGCGGCGCGCCCTATGCCGCGTGCTGCGCGCGCTTCCACCAGGGCGCCGAGCCGAACGAGCCGCGTGACCTGATGGCGTCACGCTACGCGGCGTTCGTGCTCGGCGATGCCGCGTTCCTCTACAAGACGCTCCATCCCCAGCACGACGAGCACGCGCATGGCCTCGAGGCGCTGGCGCGTTCCGTGCGGGCGCAGAAGCAGGTGCGCTACTTGGGGCTGACCATCCTCGACGCCCGCCCGGCGGACACAACGGGCGCGGCGACCGTACTGTTCCACGCTCAGGTGCGGGCGCGCGGGCGTGACGTGAGCTTCGTGGAGCTCAGCTACTTCCTCCATGACGGCACGGGCTGGCGCTACCTGGCGGGGGAGACGCGCCCCGCGCGCGACATGCCTCGTTGGCGCGAGGCCACCATCGACAGCTTCGCTCAGGGCTGA
- a CDS encoding glutathione S-transferase, which translates to MLRLVSGPLNYSSWSMRPWLALHHAGAAFKTHTIHLFTAPDWRDEVLSFSGAGKVPILVDRNLSIHESLAICEYVAELHPEAQLWPADRALRARGRAIAAEMSSSFGALREEMPTNLRARRAAPRPPSEVAQRDIDRVFDIWRASLATSPGEFLLGAFSIADAMYFPVLSRFRTYGVPLPSDVLGWAERMWAHPSVVALEAEAVHSEPLPRYDALL; encoded by the coding sequence ATGCTGCGGTTGGTCTCGGGTCCCCTGAACTACTCCTCTTGGTCCATGCGCCCTTGGCTCGCCCTCCATCACGCGGGCGCGGCCTTCAAGACGCACACCATCCACCTCTTCACGGCCCCCGACTGGCGCGACGAGGTCCTCTCGTTTTCCGGAGCGGGCAAGGTCCCGATCCTGGTGGACAGGAACCTCAGCATCCACGAGTCACTCGCCATCTGCGAGTACGTCGCCGAGCTGCACCCGGAGGCGCAGCTGTGGCCGGCCGACCGCGCGCTCCGGGCCCGTGGTCGTGCCATCGCGGCGGAGATGAGCAGCAGCTTCGGCGCGCTGCGTGAAGAGATGCCCACCAACCTGCGTGCCCGACGCGCGGCCCCGCGTCCGCCCAGCGAGGTCGCGCAGCGCGACATCGACCGCGTGTTCGACATCTGGCGCGCCAGCCTGGCCACGTCGCCCGGCGAGTTCCTGCTGGGCGCGTTCAGCATCGCGGACGCCATGTACTTCCCCGTCTTGTCGCGCTTCCGCACGTACGGCGTGCCCCTCCCGAGCGATGTCTTGGGCTGGGCCGAGCGCATGTGGGCGCACCCCTCCGTGGTGGCGCTCGAGGCCGAGGCCGTCCACAGCGAGCCGCTCCCCCGCTACGACGCGCTGCTATGA
- a CDS encoding DsbA family protein gives MVAGQKRVKGGLVAGYLGTLRARQKVIDLVTKLRPGQPRLEFYWRADDAYSHVMAQLVARLVEAYALDLEVVVVPAAAAEVDPEPQLRAAHAVRDAQALASFYDLSFSARSVTPRPDRVRRANAVALLPREPREHLSVLLRVGEALFGEGGAALSELTRTAGAVEGTLVTSTLEANYTRLRERGHYQSATLRYGGEWYEGPHRVRNLEERLRVQQPDAPGAATDSVLRERAPSWLPVASPGTPLEVWFSFRSPYSYLAVMQLEALRRAGAAPSVALRPVLPMVMRGLQVPTVKKLNLLRDAKREADRLGIPFGHIVDPVGAGAERCMAVFAAVAPSGRGLDFAVSATRGIWSESTDVASDAGLYAVAARAGIEAAEVDAALGDMARGLALADANRIALNEAGLWGVPSFRVGEFCTWGQDRLPLVLHTLGLPRPADS, from the coding sequence ATGGTGGCTGGACAGAAGCGCGTGAAGGGCGGCCTCGTGGCTGGCTACCTCGGGACCCTGCGCGCGCGTCAGAAGGTCATCGACCTGGTCACGAAGCTTCGTCCGGGGCAGCCGCGCCTCGAGTTCTACTGGCGCGCGGACGACGCCTACAGTCACGTCATGGCGCAGCTGGTGGCGCGCCTCGTCGAGGCCTACGCGCTGGACCTCGAGGTGGTGGTGGTGCCCGCCGCCGCCGCCGAGGTGGACCCCGAGCCGCAGCTGCGCGCGGCGCACGCGGTGCGTGACGCGCAGGCCCTCGCGAGCTTCTACGACCTGTCGTTCTCGGCGCGCTCGGTCACGCCGCGGCCCGACCGCGTGCGGCGCGCCAACGCCGTCGCGCTGCTGCCCCGCGAGCCGCGCGAGCATCTGAGCGTGCTGCTGCGCGTGGGCGAGGCGCTGTTCGGCGAGGGGGGCGCGGCGCTGTCCGAGCTAACGCGCACGGCCGGTGCGGTGGAGGGCACGCTCGTCACCTCCACGCTGGAGGCCAACTACACCCGGCTGCGCGAGCGAGGGCACTACCAGTCGGCCACCCTGCGCTATGGCGGCGAGTGGTACGAGGGGCCGCACCGTGTGCGCAACCTCGAGGAGCGCCTGCGCGTGCAGCAACCCGACGCGCCGGGCGCGGCGACGGATTCCGTGCTGCGGGAGCGCGCACCCAGCTGGCTCCCGGTCGCCTCACCCGGCACCCCACTCGAGGTGTGGTTCTCGTTTCGCAGCCCCTACAGCTACCTGGCGGTGATGCAGCTCGAGGCGCTTCGGCGGGCCGGTGCGGCGCCGAGCGTAGCGCTGCGGCCGGTGCTGCCCATGGTCATGCGCGGCCTGCAGGTGCCCACGGTGAAGAAGCTGAACCTGCTGCGCGACGCCAAACGTGAGGCCGACCGGCTGGGGATCCCCTTCGGCCACATCGTCGACCCCGTGGGCGCAGGCGCCGAGCGCTGCATGGCCGTCTTCGCGGCGGTCGCTCCCAGCGGCCGGGGCCTCGACTTCGCGGTCTCCGCCACGCGCGGGATCTGGAGCGAGTCGACGGATGTGGCGAGCGATGCAGGTCTGTACGCCGTCGCGGCGCGCGCCGGCATCGAGGCCGCCGAGGTGGACGCCGCGCTCGGGGACATGGCGCGCGGCCTGGCGCTGGCCGACGCCAACAGGATCGCCCTGAACGAAGCGGGCCTGTGGGGCGTACCCTCGTTCCGGGTGGGGGAGTTCTGCACGTGGGGTCAGGACCGACTGCCGCTCGTGCTACACACGCTCGGTCTGCCGCGACCTGCAGACTCCTGA